AATATCGGTCATGCGATTATTGGCCGTGCGGTCATGAGCGGTTTGAAAGAAGCAGTGGCAGAAATGAAACGTCTGATGCAGGAAGCGCGTAGCTAATGGCTATTCTCGGCCTTGGTACTGATATCGTTGAGATAGCGCGTATTGAAAGCGTTATCTCGCGTTCGGGTGACCGACTGGCGAAGCGTGTGCTCAGTGCCAACGAATGGCTGCAATACCAGGCGCACCAGCAACCGGTGCGCTTTCTTGCTAAACGTTTTGCTGTAAAAGAAGCGGCGGCCAAAGCCTTTGGCACCGGGATACGTAACGGTCTTGCGTTTAATCAGTTCGAAGTATTTAACGACCCGTTGGGTAAACCGCAGTTACGCTTTTGGGAAGAGGCCGAGCGAGTCGCGCAAAGAATGGGCGTCCGTTCGGTGCATGTGACGCTTGCCGATGAACGGCACTATGCGTGCGCTACAGTGATCATTGAAAGTTAGAGCTTATCGGCATGGTGCAACTGGACAAACTTATCCCACAGTTGCTCTTCGTTTTCGATGCGCTCAGGATCGCTGATGATGGTGTTAGGGATCGGGCAAACTTTCTGGCAGGTAGGTGTTTCGTAGTGTCCGACGCACTCGGTGCAACGATCGGCGTTGATCTCATAAATGCTGTCCCCCATGGAAATGGCTTCGTTCGGGCACTCCGGCTCGCACATATCGCAGTTAATACATTTTTTGGTGATGAGCAGCGCCATGGGAAGATCTCAGAAACAACAGAAACAGGGCGGGCATTATACGCCCAATCTCTGATCAAACCAGTTTTTTTACCAGGGCTTCACTGTGGCGAATACGCTTCGGTGCGTGTTCCAGATCCCGTTGTACCAGCGCCATAAATAGCAAATCGGTCAGCATCATCTGCGCACTGGTCGATGAAATTGCCGCACTACGCGTCGCTTGTTCTTCGGCGATGGTATACAAGCACAGCGTTGCACGTTGTTGTAATGCGTTGGGGGTAAAGCCGGTAATGGCGAGGATTTTTGCCCCGGTGCGCAAGGTTTCGTCAGCGGCGAGATTTATCTCACGCCGTTCACCAGAATAGGAAATCGCCAACAGCACATCGTCACTATTTGAGGCTTGCGCCGTTGCCAGTAATGCGTGCATGTCTTGCTCCGCCACGGCATTAATGCCAATTTTCATCAGCTTCCAGGCAAAATTCTTAGCGACCAGGCCGGACGCGCCAATTCCTACCAGCAGCACGCGTCGTGCATTTCGCAACATGTCCACGCTCGCCAGCAGCTTTTCTTCGCTGTTGACATCAAGCGTGGCGTGCATCGCCGCCAAATTATCCTTAATGAGCTTTTCACCCACTAAACGCAGCGGGTCATCACCCAAAATCAGATTATGAACTGGGACGGATTGTCGTTCAGGATTGCTGGCGAGCGCCTCACTGATTGCCAGTTTGAGGGCAGGAAAGCCTTTGAAACCCAGCTTTTGGGAAAACTTCACCACGCTGGACTGACTTACACCCGCTTCGGCGGCGAGCTGCTGTGAACTTAAATGACGCGCGTAGTCGGGCTTCTCCAGCAAAAAGTCAGCCAGTCTACGGTCGCTTTGTGCCAGGGTTGGGTAGCGGCTTCGAATACGCAGTAAGCAGTTCATTTCCTCTCCAGTCAGTCGGGGCAATTATGTGAGCGACGCCATAGTAACGTAAATTTTGCTTGCCATGATATCGGTGCATGCTTGGGCGGTGCTAATCAGTTACTGGAAAGTGGCGATGGTGGTGACCTTTAGCATTTCAGGTTAATGTTGCCGGAAAAGTGATGTTCTATCTGTTAGGCTTTCTGATAGCGGTAATCGCCGGGTTCTTATTTACATGGTTTATGGGCTTTAATGATCCAGAGGAGTAACGTTTGGCAATTCAGAGTGAGCGTCGGGTGGTTTTTTTCGATTTAGATGGCACCTTGCATCAGCAGGATATGTTCGGCAGTTTCTTGCGCTACCTGCTGCGCCATCAACCCCTCAATCTGTTACTTGTCGCGCCGCTCCTGCCGGTGATAGGTGGCGCGTTGCTGATAAAAGGACGCGCCGCTCGCTGGCCGATGAGCCTGTTATTGTGGGGCGCAACCTTTGGTCACAGTGAAACGCGCCTCAAGCAGTTGGAAACAAATTTTGTGACATGGTTTCGCAGCCGCGTTACCGCTTTTCCCGTGGTACAGCAGCGCCTGACCGATTACCTCACCAGTTCAGATGCTGATGTGTGGTTGATTACCGGTTCTCCGCAACCGTTGGTGCAGCAGGTTTATTTTGATACCCCGTGGCTACCAAAAGTTAAGCTTATCGCCAGCCAAATCAAGCGCTCCCACGGTGGGTGGGTACTCACATTGCGTTGCCTGGGACATGAAAAAGTATCACAGCTCGAACAGCAAATTGGTACGCCATTGCAACTCTACAGCGGGTATAGCGACAGCAATCAGGACAACCCCTTGCTCTATTTCTGCCAACACCGCTGGCGCGTCACGCCACAAGGGCAATTGCAGCAGTTGGAATAATTACCCTTCATACTTCAAGCTGCAGATGCGTTGGCTGCGTTCGGTCACCCGAATCACTTACTAAAGTAAGCTCATCGGGATTCCCTCACTTGCCGCCTTTCTGCAACTCGAATTATTTTGGGTAAGGTTAGTCGATGTGTATAATGCGCCGCCCAAATCTAGCCCGGAGAGTCCCTTGTCAGAACGCGAATTTACCCACGAACACTGGATGCGTCATGCATTGACCCTCGCTCGTCGTGCATGGGAAGAAGGTGAAGTTCCGGTTGGCGCGGTGTTGGTGCATAACAACCAGGTGATAGGTGAGGGCTGGAACCGGCCTATTGGCCGACATGATCCGACAGCGCATGCGGAAATTATGGCGCTGCGTCAGGGCGGTTTGGTTTTGCAAAACTATCGTCTGCTGGAAACCACTCTGTATGTCACCCTTGAGCCTTGCGTAATGTGTGCTGGGGCGATGGTTCATGGCCGCATCGGTAATTTGGTGTTTGGCGCGCGTGATGCCAAAACCGGCGCAATCGGATCGCTAATGGATGTGCTGGGTCATCCTGGTATGAATCACCAGGTTACGGTGACTGAGGGCGTTTTGGCAGAAGAGTGTTCGGCCATGCTGAGTGATTTTTTTCGAGCCCGCCGTCTTGAGAAAAAGGCCCTAAAGGAAAAGGCCCGAAGCTCGGAATAGCCAACTCGACTGGCGCAACGACTGGATACGCCTCGGCATATTTAAGCTCTTGCGCTTCCTGTTTCTCTTTCTCGAGTAAGTACCCTACCAGGCTGATGTAATATTTCCGGATATTCTCCACATACGCATACGCCTCATGACCACGGGCGTATCCATAAGTTGTTTTCGAGTAATACTGTTTTTGGCTAAGTAACGGCAGCCGTGTTTTTACATCTGCCCAACTATCCGGATTGCCTTTTTGTTTCGCCGTCAGTTGGCGGGCATCAAGCATATGGGCATAACCCATGTTATAAGCCGTCAGCGCAAACCATATCTGTTCATCCTTTGGCACACTGTCAGGGACTTTTGCCACCATATCCTTCAGATAACGGCTTCCCCCTTGAATGCTTTGCTCCGGATCTAGCCGGTCGGTGACACCGAGGCTTTGTGCGGTATTTTTGGTGAGCATCATCAGCCCGCGCACACCGGTTGGAGAGGTAGCCTGGTTATCCCAGTGTGATTCCTGATAAGAGATGGCTGCCAGCAAGCGCCAGTCAAGTTCGGTGGCATACTTTTCGAATAATGGCTGTAACTCTGGCAGGACGGCATCTACCGCTTTGAGGAACGTGCGGGTATCGACGTAATCAAAATCCCCAACGTGGCCGAGATACTTTTCTTCCAGACGCGCAAAAGTGTCGTCACTGTTGAGGCGGTTATAGAAGTCGAGCAGGGCGGCGGACAGGCTATCATCGCTGTCTAATGCGCTGAACCAGGTTACTGGCTGTTCGTCGGTGATATCCAGGGCAACAGCAAGCTGCGGATGAACGCGCTGGAAAGTGCTGATTGCGACAGAATCGGCAATGGTAAAAGCAATCTTCCCTTCCACCACTTGCTGCATCAGTTCTGTACTGCTGAGCTGCTCATTAATGCGCCAGCTCAAATCAGGGTATTTTTGTTGTTTAAGTTTGTTCAACGCGCTAAGCGATGTGACACCTGGCGAAAGCACCAATTGGTTTTCTTTGATGCCAGCCAACGTCTTCGGGCGCGGACTGCCTATGCGATAAACCATCTGCTGCGAAACGGAATAATAGACCGGACCTGCCCGATAATGTTGACTGCGCTGCGTGTCGTACACCAGTCCCGCGGCGATAATATCGGCCTTGCCATTATCAATGTCGTCAAACAGCTCTTGAATATTTGGGCGAACAGTCACTTCCAGTTTTACGCCAAGGTAATGGGCAAACTGTTCTGCTAACTCATAATCGAGGCCAATTTGTTTGCCCTGATAAAGGGTATAAGTCAGAGGCGACTCAATTGTACTGACGCGCAAAATCCCCCGCTCTTGAATGGCGGCGATGCGGTTTTCGGCTTGTCCGAACCAGGGAATGGAGGGCCAAAGCGCCACTGCCAGCAACACGGTTACGGCACCGATAAGCAGATAATTAATTTTAAATCTTTTCAAATAGTTAATCTGCGATAAGGCGTCGAGTCTTAGCTAACAACAGGCTTCAAAAATGGAGGTTATACAATAAGGTGTGGCGCATTTTGCTTAACAAAACGCCACTGTGCAACTTATTCAACATTTTTGGTTAATGTTTCATCAACGAAAACTAATCCAACTATTTATACGCAAACGGTTTCGTCATGGCGGAGGATTATCTATAATGGCGCCCGTTTTCCCCTTGCGCCCACTGAAGCGTCCCCCTGGCGTTTCGAAGACGAGAGATCTTTGATGATGGAAATTCTGCGTGGTTCGCCCGCTTTATCGGCATTTCGTATTAACAAATTACTGGCCCGTTTTAATGACGCCAACCTTCCGGTCAGCGACATTTATGCCGAGTATGTTCACTTTGCCGATCTCGATGCGCCGCTAACGGCTGAAGAGCACGCCCGTCTGCAACGGTTGTTGAAATATGGTCCAACCCTTGCCGACCACGCCCCGACCGGCCACTTAATTCTGGTCACGCCGCGTCCTGGTACCATCTCACCCTGGTCCTCTAAAGCGACTGATATTGCCCACAACTGCGCGCTTGCCAATGTTAAGCGACTGGAACGCGGTGTGGCGTACTATGTAACGGGCAGCACGCTGACACAGGCGCAGTGCCAGGACGTTGCCGCACTTTTGCATGACCGCATGATGGAAAGCGTGTTTGACTCGCTTAATGATGCGCAGCAACTGTTCTCACATCATCAGCCTGCACCTGTGCAAAGCGTTGACCTGTTATCTCAAGGTCGTGAAGCACTGGTTGAAGCCAACATTCGTCTGGGGCTTGCCCTGGCAGAAGACGAAATCGATTATTTGCAGGATGCGTTCACCAAACTGGGACGCAACCCGAACGACATTGAGCTGTATATGTTCGCGCAGGCGAACTCTGAGCATTGCCGTCACAAAATCTTCAACG
The nucleotide sequence above comes from Buttiauxella selenatireducens. Encoded proteins:
- the mltF gene encoding membrane-bound lytic murein transglycosylase MltF, whose amino-acid sequence is MKRFKINYLLIGAVTVLLAVALWPSIPWFGQAENRIAAIQERGILRVSTIESPLTYTLYQGKQIGLDYELAEQFAHYLGVKLEVTVRPNIQELFDDIDNGKADIIAAGLVYDTQRSQHYRAGPVYYSVSQQMVYRIGSPRPKTLAGIKENQLVLSPGVTSLSALNKLKQQKYPDLSWRINEQLSSTELMQQVVEGKIAFTIADSVAISTFQRVHPQLAVALDITDEQPVTWFSALDSDDSLSAALLDFYNRLNSDDTFARLEEKYLGHVGDFDYVDTRTFLKAVDAVLPELQPLFEKYATELDWRLLAAISYQESHWDNQATSPTGVRGLMMLTKNTAQSLGVTDRLDPEQSIQGGSRYLKDMVAKVPDSVPKDEQIWFALTAYNMGYAHMLDARQLTAKQKGNPDSWADVKTRLPLLSQKQYYSKTTYGYARGHEAYAYVENIRKYYISLVGYLLEKEKQEAQELKYAEAYPVVAPVELAIPSFGPFPLGPFSQDGGLEKNHSAWPNTLLPKRPQSP
- a CDS encoding YfhL family 4Fe-4S dicluster ferredoxin; the encoded protein is MALLITKKCINCDMCEPECPNEAISMGDSIYEINADRCTECVGHYETPTCQKVCPIPNTIISDPERIENEEQLWDKFVQLHHADKL
- a CDS encoding MurR/RpiR family transcriptional regulator yields the protein MNCLLRIRSRYPTLAQSDRRLADFLLEKPDYARHLSSQQLAAEAGVSQSSVVKFSQKLGFKGFPALKLAISEALASNPERQSVPVHNLILGDDPLRLVGEKLIKDNLAAMHATLDVNSEEKLLASVDMLRNARRVLLVGIGASGLVAKNFAWKLMKIGINAVAEQDMHALLATAQASNSDDVLLAISYSGERREINLAADETLRTGAKILAITGFTPNALQQRATLCLYTIAEEQATRSAAISSTSAQMMLTDLLFMALVQRDLEHAPKRIRHSEALVKKLV
- the yfhb gene encoding phosphatidylglycerophosphatase C, whose product is MQSERRVVFFDLDGTLHQQDMFGSFLRYLLRHQPLNLLLVAPLLPVIGGALLIKGRAARWPMSLLLWGATFGHSETRLKQLETNFVTWFRSRVTAFPVVQQRLTDYLTSSDADVWLITGSPQPLVQQVYFDTPWLPKVKLIASQIKRSHGGWVLTLRCLGHEKVSQLEQQIGTPLQLYSGYSDSNQDNPLLYFCQHRWRVTPQGQLQQLE
- the acpS gene encoding holo-ACP synthase, which translates into the protein MAILGLGTDIVEIARIESVISRSGDRLAKRVLSANEWLQYQAHQQPVRFLAKRFAVKEAAAKAFGTGIRNGLAFNQFEVFNDPLGKPQLRFWEEAERVAQRMGVRSVHVTLADERHYACATVIIES
- the tadA gene encoding tRNA adenosine(34) deaminase TadA; this encodes MRHALTLARRAWEEGEVPVGAVLVHNNQVIGEGWNRPIGRHDPTAHAEIMALRQGGLVLQNYRLLETTLYVTLEPCVMCAGAMVHGRIGNLVFGARDAKTGAIGSLMDVLGHPGMNHQVTVTEGVLAEECSAMLSDFFRARRLEKKALKEKARSSE